Part of the Spinacia oleracea cultivar Varoflay chromosome 5, BTI_SOV_V1, whole genome shotgun sequence genome, aaaatatacttcctccgtcttttaatactcgcaacgtttgttagtttcatgcatgtcaatgcacaactttgatcatttatatcttaaattctctttatgcaaaaattataaaaagttgatattttgaaaatacacattgagacgaatctaacaagatcccacatgactatgttttatcttatataaaaaacactacgaatagtcaaagtagattatatgaatagtggcaaaagtccaaacgttgcgagtattaaaagacggaggaagtataattttATTAGAAAGCAAACTATTTGATTATAATGCGCAAGTATATTAGAAAATACAATCTTATACATGAGACCGTCATATAAGtatttgtattttttaaaaacataTCACACTCTTTAATAATGGAGGGTTGAGACTTGGGAACTTGGAGTGCCATCTAAAGAGTAGTAAAGAAGGCCCGGCCAAAGTTAGGCTCAAATTTTGACTCGAGCCCAAAGTTAGGCTCAAATTGACCCGAATATCACGGCCAAAGTAAAGCTCAAATTGACCCGAATATCACGGCCCGGCTAGGCTCAAATTTCGACTCGAGCCCAAAGTTTCCTAGGCAGTTACTCGTATCCCTTTCAGCCAGAAGTCAAGCCCAATGTGACCCAAAATCCCAATCCAATCTTACAACCCAAAATAGCCTGCAAATTCGGCCCGGATTGGCCCTATGAGAGGGACTCATAATGTAGGATAATGACATTTTGTTGAGTACTTTTTACTGTAAATACTTTATTAGGTTATGCTGGTTGTTTGTGAAAGTATAATGGACCATGTCATGTATACACTTTCCTCAGTTTGCATCATGAAGTGGTCCAGGTTGTTCCTCCTCTGCAACTCTGCATCATGAACTCTTCATGAAGATAATTTTAATTGGTTTTGAACTTTTATATTTGGTCATTTAATAGGGAGAAAATTACTAGTCTAGTTtaatttggtttggtttggaaCTATCAATTAGCTCAGAAAGTCTAGGATAATGTTGATAATGTCGCAAATTACAATAATCATCATCTTAATCCAAGTTTATATAACTAATAGCATTATGTATGTTAATAACATATGTTAATGGCATGTAACAGGCAGGATTCAGCTTCAAGACAACAGCCTACATGTGCTTCATGTTTTCAGTGACAACACCAGTTGGGATAATTTTAGGGATGATTATTTTTGCAGTGACAGGGTACGATGACAGCAGCGCTAACGCGTTGATTTCAGAAGGTTTATTAGGTTCTCTATCATCTGGTATACTCATATACATGGCTCTAGTTGACCTAATATCTGCAGATTTCTTCCACAATAAGTTGATGAGTTCAGAAACAAAGATGAAGAAGGGTTGTTATATTGCTCTGGTTCTTGGTTCTGTTTCTATGTCAATACTCGCACTTTGGGCTTGAAAATGTTGtgcatatacggagtatgtaacACTGTAACTGATGTAAGAAATTATTACTGGTACTTGTTTACCAATTACTATAATTGTATTAGAAATAGGTCTCCTTGGTTATGGTTGTACTAGGTTGTATGACACGGATGGACTTGTTGAATTGTTGTTGATCTTTTTGGAAGGTCATTTGGTAAATATCATAGAGCTTCCATTACTGTCAGGACTAATTAGTAATTACCAAGTTGTTTGGATTTAAACCCAAATGCTTTTGCATTGTACATGTCATGAAGAGTTCAGCTAATTGCCTAACAGGTCCATAAGCAACTACAAGGGAGGCAATGATAAGGATGGCCGTGGGCCGGGCCTGGTTGGCCTTCGGGCCGAGCCCATGGTCCTAAACTGCTCAGGCCCAAATCAGGCACGCTCTGTGTCGTGTCGGGCCGGgttgaaaagttcaaaacaaggCCCAATCCCACGGGCTATCATGTCTAAGCCTGATTTTACTAATTTAGCGTGCCTTGTcgtattttttccaaaaaaaatcagcCCAGGCCCGGCCCACGATTTCGTGCTCGTGCCGGACCGGGCTTTTTTCGTGCCGGGTCAGTCCCGCAGCCATCTTTACGGGGACGCAATGACGGTAGTCCCTTAACTCGAATCTAACTATTAGCTATTATCTTGTTTAGGATATTTTCAGGAAAAGAagtagacttctaattttgTGGTCAATTAGACTACAAGCAGCTAGATCAGAACTTCTTCAGAGAAAAATTTTCTTTGCTACAGTTTATTTTCACCACAATTCAGAAGAATGAGTTGCTAGAAGTTATCTTTTTGTTTTTATATCACGACGTCACTCAAAGAATCTCTAAATTTCAGTGTGTTTAGGGCAAAGAAATATGGCCAAGACTGCAGTCAAATACTCCGTAGTCCGTACATATTATACCATTTCCGGTTACAAAATGCATGTAAATAAACGGACACACAACTATCGTAAATCAAAAGTATTTGGTTAACCTCACACTAAAGGAGAAAAACAGTGAAAAGAGCATATGAGGAGGAAAAAGGGTAAAATTCGGTGTGATTAGAAGTTTAGAACCAATTTCCTTTCCTCTTCAAGACAGTCAAACAAGAAatgaaaatgcaacaaaaatTATGCCACAACAATGACCAGGAACGGTGATTTACTGGTATAGAAATATTTTAGCCATTTTGGCAAGGAAGACAGAAAGACTAATTATCATTAATCTACGAGATTAAGTTTTCCCAAATACCAAATCATTTGAGATCACGAAATATTCTAAGTCAAGGAACCTTCAACTCCTAATTCAGTTAAGGCATACCTTTGTGTACTTTGACTCCTTGTGTTCACTTCCGACAGTTGCAGCATCTTCTTCCATCATCTTAAGTGTTCCAACTCGATCATCATGACATGTGTGCATAAGATGTTCTGCCTCTGATCTTCTAACCACATCACTTCACTCATTTATGACCTTAATCCACTCATAATAAGAAGACATCAATAAGGAGAAATAATAAAGTAAAATCTGTATAATAAAGTACATAATAGAAGGCATCAATAAGGAAAATAATTATCAGAACCTAACAAAGAAACAGTATATCAGAATCATATTCGACTCTCTTTAAGTTTGTGAAAACCCACCAACATGCAAGCAAGATGAACCCAATTATTTGCTAGACAAAGCAGTACTAATGAATCAGtgaaataaaaacaataacatgTACACACAGTGAAAAACGTGAAAACAAATGGCGGACAggattaataaatttaaaataaaaaaatccaaGTGTAAAAACCAGAACAGATACTCCGACAAAAATAATCAAATCACGAGAGCAAAATGAAAATTTACCTAAATTTCAGCGAAAAGGAAAAGTACCTGCAATAGGTGGAGAAGAAACCTGAATCTGCTTCCGTCCAACCTCAGTTTACTTCATTATCTTGTTTTTTACCAAGATAAAAAGTGTTGAAGGCTCGGCCGCTCGGGCACAATCCCACCAAGTCGTATCCAATAAAGAACCCAAGGTTAGGGGAGGATGGGCTAGTAATAATTTGAGAGGACCTTCATGCTTGAATGAATGGAGCTCATAACTCAAAATTCCAACCAGACAAAAGTTAAATAATTCAGTAACACCATTCACAAGCCTTGTGTACACACAAGCTTTCATTATCATTTTTTGTAAATTCTTGGTACTGAAGACAAAAAAATATCTAAGTGATGTCGCATTATAGAGATTACAATATGAGCATAAGACCCAATGATACTTATGCATCATCATTGGGTCTTATGCTCAGATTTCTGGAATCCAAAATTCCAGAATTAAGTGTCAACACTGTTAGGGGTTAGTTTTAGGGGATACTTTCTTTCATTGTAAGATGACAAGTTGAAAACAGCACTAATGCGCTGATTTTCAAAGGGAATAGGATTTACGTCAGGCATTTCTTATAGATTTCTCTAATAGAAATCGAACAGATTTATTCCATGAAAATATGATGAGCTCAGTAGCTCAGACACAAAGATTAAACCTTGTTTTGTTACTCTGGCTCTTGgttatgcatcaatgtcaaaaCCTTTGTGCATAGTGTATACAGCTGATGACAGAAACTACTACTATCACAGAGTGATCACATAATACAAAGACCCCCATCAGTAAAGCAATAGGCTAGTAATGTAGATCTGATCTTGTAGGTCATTAAGGGGTTATCACCAATGTGTATTAAGTCCAATACTGAAATGTATCACTGCCAACACTATCCTTATATAATCGTGATGCTTTAAAGGAATATTAGGGTGTAATTATCAAGGCTTGGCCTCTGATAATCTGGTGACCCTTGACAATATATGTCCAAAGATGAGACAGCTGAACAAAGAAATGATTTTAACACTCAGAAAGTACATTTAACACTCCTCATAACCACATTAACACCAGGTGTTGGAAATTAAGCTTCCGTAGACAGAAATGCACAACATATTTCTGGAATTTTGGATGTGCGAAAATCTTCTGTCATGAACAGTTAGTTATCAATCCAGTGTTAAAGGATACAGCCCTGCCACTccttgaaaaacaaaaaaatacacTTCACTTAAAGAGATTTTCTCAAAAGAATGCTTCCCAATATCAGGTATATATACCATTGGGAAGAAAATCTCTTTAATTGAACtggaataaaaaaaatgtgcTTATACAGCAGAAGCAAAAATATGCTTATACAGCATTAACTGCAAAATAAAACCTACACTATGTTTGGATAAGCAAAAACGGAGAGAAAGGGAAGGGAGGGAAACGGAGGAAAACAAGCTCCCTTGTTTCGATAAAAGGTTGAGGGAAGGAAAGGGAGGATCCATTTCCCCTCCCTACTCAATAAACACTATCCCTCCaaattggagagatttggagaGAAAATGACGCTCACCTTCACCCTCTCTTTCTTTCCCCTCCCCTTCCTCCTCTTTCTCTCCCTTTCATGGCCCTTCTATCTTGATATCCAAACACACCGCTAGTGTCTCAAGCCTTAATAGTATGCATGAACATCACATGAAGGTCTAACCAAGAAACATAAGAAATGTTTAAGAGGTTTAAATGTACAGACTATAAGATTTCTAGAGATGAATGAACCTCAACTCAAGGTCACAGTATGTTATCTGCATTATTATTGGCCTTCTTGGATACATAGTAACCATTTAACCGCTGGAATGTACTACGGAGTATATGACTAAGATGAGAAAAAGGTGCTCATATTTTGGTATGCCTGTCAGATTCTCctccaaaatacaagaaaataaagaaaactgAGATACAACATTAATAAATCCCCATCACTAGTCATGAGTTCATAACCATTTATAAAGCATATCACTTTAAAAATCTACCAGTCTGATTAACTCAAGGACATTGCACAGCTTGTAAATCTAAAACTCCTACCTCAATTAGGGTGCATACCTTATCAAGCAATACAAAAGTATTCAAGGATATTTCACAGCTTGTGAATCTAAAACTCCTAACTCAATTAGGGCATACCTTATCAAGCAATACAAAAGTATTCAAGGATATTTCACAGCTTGTAAATCTAAACTCCTAACTCAATTAGGGCATACCTTCTCAAGCAATTCCTTATGCTCAGTTCCAATATTTGCTCCATCTTGCACCAACATCTGACGCAATTCAGGCGCTGTTTTCCCAGCCGCTGCATAAGTCCGAAGCAATCCCAAGTAGGCACTCGAAAGGAGGGGATGACCTTTCCCTAAAATTTGACAAAATTGTTTAGCGCTATAAACATCCTTCTCTTCTATAAAATACTCAATAAAAGGATCAAGACTTCCATCAAGTGGCTTCCATTGGTTAGCCATTGCCACTTCCAAATGCCTAAAAGCAGAATTAATCAGGCGTTTCCTCAAGAAGTAGTACATGAAAGAGACGTGTGCATTCCATACTTTTTTCCCAGATCTTTCTGTAGCATCCTTTAGCAGCTGTTCAGCCTCCTCAAGCATATCATGCCTCAGGTAAGCACCTATAACAATACTTGGAATCCTGAGATCATAACTCTGGTATTTAGACTTCCACTCCTCAAAGCAAATTTTCAGCTGCTCAATATTGTCAACCTTTGATAGGGCGTGAAGCATACATATATAGCTTATGTTGTTAcaagctttgaattttgacttcaGTTTACCCCATGCCCGAGTAACAGACTCTAAATCACCAACACTAGCATACAAGCTAATCAGATGATGATACGCTATACGGTCAGGATATATTGCATCTAAAATTTCCTCTGCCTTTTTCAAAGATGGATGAGCTTTCTGATTCTGACCAGCCTTGATATATGCTGAGGCAAAGTTGGCGTATAATTTCCACTCATCTTTAATCGATTCATGTTTTTGAGCCTCGTTCATCACTCGTTCTACACCTTCAAGATCATTACAACACGCATAGCTCTGCATCCATGTTTGATATGAGATACTACTTAAAGGAATGTTTCTCCGTTTCATCTCCTCTATAAGAGGAGGCACTTTCTCAGGCTGTTCTACTTTCATATAGAGACACATAAGATTGCTAAAGGCCACATCATTCGATGCATATTTCATCTCATCCATTTTTTCAAAAATAGCCAATGCTTTATCAGTCATCTTATTAGAACAGTAGCAATTTAAAAGAGCTCCATACAGGAAGCCTTTTTTCACACCAGGAGGAAGACTATCAAAGAACTTCTCTGCTTCATCAATACCCTTAACTTTACAAAGTATATTCAAGTGTAATCCATGCTCTGAATGGTCCATTTTACTCTTCTCCATCCATTCCAGAATCTGTATGAAGCAACATCACACAAATCATCAACTCAATTACATCATAAGCGATAAAATTCTTCTCCAACCATCACAAGCACACATAGACAATCACACAAGCACATATAGGCAATCATAAAAGCACACATAGGCAATCATATAAGCTGTCTACAACAAGAACGAACTTGAAGATGTAGCCATACAAATGCTCTAAATAAACCTAGCACATATAGCATCTTTAATGGTTAGCTAAAATATCATTTGTAGCTAGGTTTGCCACGTCAGTTTTTCAAGCAACAACATTTTTTAGCTACAATATGCTCCAATGGTCAGCAACAACATTTTTCAGCAAGTTGTTTGAgattttttaacttttaacttttttattttgcattgaatACATACATCACAtactaaaaactaaaacttttttAAATCTTTATTGCCAAGTTAGTTAGCTTGGTAGAGCTAATTTGCTTTGTCTAGCTAATTTAAGAAAAATGCTCCAATAGTTTAGCTACTTGCTTTAGGAAATTGCAAGCAAGTCCCTAAATtcaaccattggagttgctctaaaaATGATAGTCACTAATTAAGTCACCATTCACATATTACAATCCCAACATCAAGTACCTAAAAAAAGGCAGGATCACAAAACCcccaatacaaaaaaaaaatggcaatAAGGGAAGAAACATTAAGCAATAATAATACCAATCAACTAGTGAATTTGTCATGGATTCATACATACTACTTAAAATTACTCAATCAAATTTCATGACATTAGGGTTGAGATTATAATCAAACAATAAAAGCCTCAATCTTTAACTTACCCTAGCACCCAATTGAAAATGTAGCAACCCTAAACTACATAAACTATAAaatcatagtaaaaatataaacaaaaatTGAGCGAGCTAAGTTACCTCAAGGCAATTCTGGTAGCGGCGGTACTTACGGAACTTCTTAATGCAAAAAACAAGATCATCATTATATTTCGTCGATTTATTGCTGTTGTTTCTCGAAAACTGGTCCAAAATGTCGGGAATTTTCTCGCCGGTGGACCAAATAGACGACAATCTACTGTAAAGAGTATGTTTGTCGAGTTCCCGGGGAACTGCCGGCGGTTTCTCAGACATAGAGGTACAGAGACGCCGGAAAATCTGAGAACTACCGGAAATCTGACGGCTGTTTGTGGTTAAGAGCTTGAATTTATGTATCACCATTTCGTGTTGATTTCTTTGGTGATAAACTGGGGTTTTGCCAGGGTTTCCACTAATGAAGAAAAGACTGGAGTATTGATTGTATTCCAACTTATTTTAACTTACTTAGATAATTTCgaacttattttaacttatttagATAATAAATGCATAACTAACTTGAAATCATAATGGCTGAAAAATGTTAGCTTAATAGTGAGGTTACTACTTAAAAAGTAGTGAAAAATTAGCTAAAATTAAGcactttaaaaaaaagaagttaagtataattatttaattaggttatatatttttttcaagtATGGTCACGTGACTCTACTTAAACCCCTTGTATATGCCTCTGGTTGGTGGTGAGAGGTGAGCAAAGACCATCACCATGTAGTCAAGTACCAATGATAGGGGATTTGTACAAAACCAACTGAATCAGCAGAGATCAGAGGATCTATACAAACTCGAGTTGGAAGAAAAATTTGACTTTAAAAATTAGCTAAAAATGAAATATCTCTTCATTCAAAAAGAAGGGGTTTGAGCGATTTTAATAGCTAAGTAGGAGTTTCTCTTAATTTGATCGTTGCGTGAAATTATAATAAAATAGGAAATCAGTTCATGTACAAAAGGTAATTCAATGACAACAACTCACTAATCTATCAAAGGTTCGGTTCGTTTTTTAGAAGATAATTTCTCATATACTCCATTAATCAAGTCGTGTTAGTTGTTATTGTAGATTACGGTCAATTTCTCGGATCTGATCACTTTCTAGTTTCTAACAGTTGTGTAGAAGTGTAGAACATCATAAGTTAGAAGTTAGAAGTTACTAGAAGTTAGAAGTCAAGTTAGGCATAATAAGCTAAAAATAAATATGTGTACTGTTGGGCCTTCATGCAAAACATGGGCTACAGAGAAATGGATTTACATTATGTGTGAATAAACTTTTGGGCCCATAAGGGCCTCAGTCAGAGGCCTGAACTTTATGCAACTAGGTTAAAGATAATTGCAACATAAATACTTCGTACATAATTATCAAATTACGATTGACCATTCCACCTCACCATTTTGACCTTGGGGATCAAGTTTCTAGTTTAGCCAACTCCATATAAATCAAGGATTTGACCTAGAAACTATTCTCTACCTAAATTGGTAACATTGTGGAGAAAATGGTTAATTCGAGAGGGATACCAAAAGCGTATAATCactcgtctgttaaatatgggTAGCTTTGTCAAATTATATTAACATTTCGGAAAAAATAAGTGTATTAACgtttattactccgtactacACTAGGGGTTAGTGACTTGTCAGTCACAAAACATAATGGCAAATAAGGGAGTGTTAATAGACTCTCATGTACTAGTTTCCTACACCGATGCCATCCAAGACACCATCACAGTCAATATCCACTACCGTGACCTCCGTGAAGGCGCCATTGCCGAGAAGGCGATGACATTCACGGATACGGCCCGTGGGTTCTTCCCAAAGTACGATGGGCCGGAGTTCCGGGTCGAGTCTCCCCTTACATGGAAGAAGATAGAAGGGTGGTTGTTACTTGTATCACATGGGAGTAGATAGTTGTTCCCATGCTTATGTCATTGATAGTATTCTCAAGTGTTCTTACTACCAAGTACATGACTCTGCTTCCCTCTCCTTGGACGTCCACCTCGAAATCTCCGATGAATGCTCAAATGT contains:
- the LOC110776835 gene encoding pentatricopeptide repeat-containing protein At4g01990, mitochondrial codes for the protein MVIHKFKLLTTNSRQISGSSQIFRRLCTSMSEKPPAVPRELDKHTLYSRLSSIWSTGEKIPDILDQFSRNNSNKSTKYNDDLVFCIKKFRKYRRYQNCLEILEWMEKSKMDHSEHGLHLNILCKVKGIDEAEKFFDSLPPGVKKGFLYGALLNCYCSNKMTDKALAIFEKMDEMKYASNDVAFSNLMCLYMKVEQPEKVPPLIEEMKRRNIPLSSISYQTWMQSYACCNDLEGVERVMNEAQKHESIKDEWKLYANFASAYIKAGQNQKAHPSLKKAEEILDAIYPDRIAYHHLISLYASVGDLESVTRAWGKLKSKFKACNNISYICMLHALSKVDNIEQLKICFEEWKSKYQSYDLRIPSIVIGAYLRHDMLEEAEQLLKDATERSGKKVWNAHVSFMYYFLRKRLINSAFRHLEVAMANQWKPLDGSLDPFIEYFIEEKDVYSAKQFCQILGKGHPLLSSAYLGLLRTYAAAGKTAPELRQMLVQDGANIGTEHKELLEKVCPN